In Candidatus Saccharibacteria bacterium oral taxon 488, one DNA window encodes the following:
- a CDS encoding FtsX-like permease family protein: MKMLLNNHFENATESLKSNKVRTYLSIFGIMVGIASITIILSLLTGTSRLFGDQSAKISDTTALIRSGSEARPDSLLSLSSGHAAQMVNTLTEQDAREIAKATNNSAAPLATFRTNVSTPDGKTKLEHITVTGSSGELAKLAGLKLREGQFIDEANGVVIGKQLSIDLFGTEKSLGSVLKLRGETLTVVGVLDEPETAPSYLGVDFNRSIILPLAVSKKFTQNTAQIQQILITADNGAALQTKIDAAKKVLAQQHQGDTDYHTLVGQAITAPNSHLVNALSTAMAVIAGISLLVGGIGITNIMLVSVAERQREVGIRKAVGATNRTIVAQFLIESAIIGLFGGILGYVIGLGASFLLGMYLPFTPVLEWQAAALTIGGALIIGMLFGIYPASRAAGKDPIESLRH; this comes from the coding sequence ATGAAAATGCTCCTCAATAATCACTTCGAGAACGCGACTGAATCGCTCAAGTCAAATAAAGTCCGCACCTACCTATCGATTTTTGGCATCATGGTCGGCATCGCCAGCATTACTATTATCTTGTCGCTGCTGACCGGCACGAGCCGCCTATTTGGTGATCAATCCGCCAAGATCTCTGACACCACCGCACTAATCCGGTCTGGCAGCGAGGCGCGGCCGGATTCATTGCTGTCACTCAGCTCCGGACACGCCGCCCAGATGGTGAACACCCTGACCGAGCAGGACGCCCGGGAAATTGCCAAGGCGACCAACAACAGCGCCGCACCGCTGGCAACGTTTCGCACTAACGTATCGACACCGGACGGTAAGACGAAGCTAGAGCACATCACTGTTACCGGTAGCTCAGGCGAACTGGCAAAGCTCGCCGGCCTCAAGTTACGCGAGGGACAATTCATCGACGAAGCCAACGGCGTCGTGATTGGTAAGCAGCTATCAATTGACCTATTCGGCACTGAAAAATCCCTCGGCAGCGTCCTCAAGCTCCGCGGCGAGACACTGACAGTCGTTGGCGTGCTCGACGAGCCGGAAACTGCGCCTAGTTACCTCGGTGTTGATTTTAATCGCTCCATCATCCTGCCGCTGGCCGTCAGCAAAAAATTCACCCAAAACACCGCCCAGATCCAGCAAATCCTCATCACCGCCGACAATGGTGCGGCGCTGCAAACTAAAATTGATGCCGCCAAAAAAGTCCTTGCCCAGCAGCATCAGGGCGATACCGACTACCACACCTTGGTCGGCCAAGCCATCACCGCACCGAATTCACACCTAGTGAACGCGCTCTCAACCGCCATGGCGGTCATCGCCGGTATCTCGCTACTGGTTGGCGGTATCGGCATCACCAACATCATGCTGGTTTCGGTCGCCGAACGCCAGCGCGAAGTCGGTATCCGCAAAGCCGTTGGCGCCACCAACCGCACCATCGTCGCCCAATTCCTCATCGAATCAGCCATCATCGGCCTATTTGGCGGTATTCTTGGCTACGTTATCGGCCTCGGCGCGTCGTTCCTCCTCGGCATGTACCTACCATTCACCCCAGTTCTCGAATGGCAAGCAGCCGCTCTGACTATCGGCGGAGCGCTGATCATCGGTATGCTCTTTGGCATCTATCCAGCCAGCCGCGCTGCCGGCAAAGACCCGATCGAGAGTCTGCGCCACTGA
- a CDS encoding ATP-binding cassette domain-containing protein — MNDPSTRIKLTNVTKRFGFGDAEQVALDNVNLEVKKGEFIAIVGPSGCGKTTLLNILGLLDHPSEGEYYLDNKPVEDLTATHHATIRSRDIGFIFQHFNLIPRLTVIDNVALPLTYKGISKTKRLQEASRILRNFHLGEREYYLPHQLSGGQVQRVAIARALVNSPSIILADEPTGNLDSKSSHIIMEELSDIHRRGNTIIMVTHNPELLSYASRVISMLDGRIDTDTHHIKKIFKQKLGGDDQPATPVSSTPTHTVAAKDTKDESEEKGEKVEKAEPTKTTPEKPTTEKAAPSATPNKPADPVKSPDDLPPKRPLGAASAKATTKTVKADSDHSKKSIDSDAAKTAAPSTEKKPAPKSDKADDAKTDAAKSTKKPVKKERKATKKS, encoded by the coding sequence ATGAACGATCCTTCAACGCGAATTAAACTTACTAATGTAACCAAACGATTTGGCTTTGGTGACGCCGAGCAGGTGGCGCTGGACAATGTCAATCTCGAGGTCAAAAAGGGCGAGTTTATCGCCATCGTTGGCCCGTCTGGATGCGGCAAGACGACCCTGCTCAACATCCTCGGGCTGCTCGACCACCCGTCAGAGGGCGAATATTACCTTGATAATAAACCGGTCGAGGATCTGACGGCGACCCATCACGCCACGATTCGTTCTCGCGATATTGGCTTTATTTTTCAACATTTCAATCTCATCCCGCGCCTGACAGTGATCGATAATGTTGCCCTGCCGCTCACCTACAAAGGCATCAGCAAGACCAAGCGCCTCCAAGAAGCCAGCCGAATTTTGCGTAATTTCCATCTGGGCGAGCGCGAGTATTATCTACCGCATCAGCTATCCGGCGGCCAGGTTCAGCGTGTGGCGATCGCCCGAGCACTGGTCAATAGCCCATCAATTATCCTAGCTGACGAGCCGACCGGCAACCTCGACTCCAAGTCCAGTCACATCATCATGGAGGAGCTGTCCGACATTCACCGCCGAGGCAACACAATTATTATGGTGACGCACAATCCAGAGCTGCTGTCCTATGCCAGCCGCGTGATTTCTATGCTCGATGGGCGTATTGATACCGATACGCACCACATCAAGAAGATCTTTAAGCAAAAGCTGGGCGGCGATGACCAACCAGCAACCCCAGTGAGTTCAACGCCGACGCACACAGTAGCCGCCAAAGACACAAAAGACGAGTCAGAGGAAAAGGGCGAGAAAGTAGAGAAAGCCGAGCCAACCAAAACCACTCCTGAAAAACCAACGACCGAGAAGGCAGCCCCATCTGCTACTCCCAACAAGCCAGCTGATCCAGTGAAATCGCCGGATGATCTCCCACCAAAGCGGCCGCTTGGCGCTGCTTCAGCCAAAGCAACCACAAAGACTGTTAAAGCTGACAGCGATCATAGTAAAAAATCAATAGATTCTGACGCCGCAAAAACCGCTGCTCCGTCGACCGAAAAGAAACCCGCCCCTAAGTCCGATAAAGCCGACGACGCAAAAACCGATGCCGCCAAATCAACCAAGAAACCAGTCAAAAAAGAACGGAAAGCTACGAAAAAGTCATGA
- a CDS encoding ribonucleoside-diphosphate reductase subunit alpha has translation MQQINVVKHDGTKEPFDANKINAAILKACDGLPDQVSKVVQVATELQLTLFDGITTEQLDQAVIQTTLQNVKDDPDYDKIAARLLLKNIYKNTLDDYETADELKKLHAKKFPQFVKDAVKVGLLDQRMTDGRFDLKKLGEALDPAKDDLSKYLGVITNRNRYALRKHGSEPIEPPQFTHMRIAMGLSYNEKDPTAAAIDFYNHMSSLEYVPGGSTRVNAGGSFPQLSNCFLLNVDDDMESIAKAVRDTMWIAKGTGGIGIGFTKLRASGSPVKTTNTVSTGPIPFIKMIDTALFAVSRKGKKMGAAAVYMENWHIDFREFIDLRSNSGDPYMRTRFANTAVFISDEFMKRVQKDQDWYLFDPADTPDLPELYGEEFSARYKEYIKLAEAGKMRVFEKTSARQQFKQILTSLQATSHPWLTWKDTINVRALNNNTGTIHLSNLCTEITLPQDKDNIATCNLVSINLSAFLNEDKTWDWDRLKEASRAAVRQLDNLVDITQTPIPEAMHSNNQTRAIGLGIMGFTDVLEKLGYCYESKESYNLIDTLTEFISYHAIDQSADLAQELGSYPTYKGSGWSKGILPIDTLETLSTDRKVKVKIDHKSSLDWDSLRVKVKKGMRNATLMAIAPTANIGHIAGTTPGIDPQFAQIFSRSTLNGKFLEVNNNLVRDLKALNLWDDIKEEVFANQGDIQHIDAIPQKLKDVYKTSFQLSPYAFIEVAARAQKWVDQAISRNMYLETRDIDEYVEIYSEAWRRGLKTTYYLHVKPRHQSEQTTVSVEKIAEQKIRTGAGKARGFGFAKINK, from the coding sequence ATGCAACAAATTAACGTGGTCAAGCACGATGGTACAAAAGAGCCGTTTGATGCCAATAAAATTAATGCGGCGATTTTGAAGGCCTGCGACGGGCTGCCAGATCAGGTTTCTAAGGTGGTGCAGGTGGCGACCGAGCTGCAGCTGACGCTATTTGACGGGATTACGACCGAGCAGCTGGACCAGGCTGTCATCCAGACGACACTACAGAATGTTAAAGACGATCCAGATTATGACAAGATCGCGGCACGGCTGTTGTTAAAAAATATTTATAAGAACACCCTAGATGATTATGAAACTGCTGATGAACTAAAGAAACTGCACGCAAAGAAATTTCCTCAGTTCGTGAAGGATGCAGTAAAGGTTGGACTACTGGACCAGCGGATGACTGACGGTAGGTTTGATTTGAAAAAGCTTGGTGAAGCACTTGATCCTGCTAAAGACGACCTCAGTAAGTACCTCGGTGTCATCACCAATCGTAACCGCTATGCCCTGCGTAAGCACGGTAGTGAGCCAATTGAACCACCACAGTTTACTCACATGCGTATTGCTATGGGACTGAGCTACAATGAAAAAGATCCGACGGCTGCAGCAATCGATTTTTACAATCACATGAGTAGCCTGGAGTATGTGCCAGGTGGTTCAACCCGCGTCAATGCCGGTGGTTCATTCCCGCAACTCAGTAACTGTTTCTTGCTGAACGTTGATGATGATATGGAATCAATTGCTAAGGCGGTGCGTGACACGATGTGGATCGCCAAAGGTACTGGTGGTATCGGTATCGGCTTTACTAAATTGCGGGCATCAGGCAGTCCAGTCAAGACAACCAATACGGTGAGTACTGGACCAATTCCATTTATCAAGATGATCGATACGGCGCTATTTGCCGTCTCCCGTAAGGGTAAAAAGATGGGTGCAGCAGCAGTATATATGGAAAACTGGCATATTGATTTTAGGGAGTTTATCGACCTACGCTCTAACTCCGGTGACCCGTACATGCGAACGCGTTTTGCTAACACCGCGGTGTTTATCTCTGATGAATTTATGAAGCGGGTGCAAAAAGACCAAGATTGGTACTTGTTTGACCCGGCAGATACGCCAGATCTACCAGAACTGTACGGTGAAGAATTCTCCGCGCGCTACAAAGAGTACATTAAACTAGCCGAGGCTGGTAAAATGCGCGTCTTTGAAAAGACATCAGCTCGCCAGCAATTTAAACAGATTTTGACCAGCTTACAGGCTACCAGTCACCCATGGCTCACCTGGAAAGACACCATTAACGTTCGGGCCTTAAACAATAATACGGGTACGATTCATCTGTCTAACCTCTGTACGGAAATTACCTTGCCGCAGGACAAAGACAACATTGCTACCTGTAACCTGGTGAGTATCAATTTGTCAGCCTTTTTGAATGAAGATAAAACATGGGATTGGGATCGACTCAAAGAAGCGTCGCGAGCAGCAGTGCGCCAACTGGATAACTTGGTGGATATCACCCAGACGCCGATTCCGGAAGCCATGCACTCAAACAACCAAACGCGGGCAATTGGTTTGGGGATAATGGGCTTTACTGATGTGCTCGAAAAGCTTGGCTACTGCTATGAGTCTAAGGAGTCATATAACTTGATCGATACATTGACTGAATTCATCAGCTATCACGCCATCGACCAATCAGCAGACTTGGCACAGGAGCTGGGCAGCTATCCTACCTACAAGGGTAGTGGTTGGAGTAAGGGTATTTTGCCGATTGACACCCTGGAGACGCTGTCTACTGACCGCAAGGTAAAGGTGAAAATTGATCACAAATCGAGCCTCGATTGGGATTCGCTTCGGGTGAAAGTCAAGAAGGGTATGCGCAATGCGACACTGATGGCTATTGCGCCAACGGCTAACATCGGTCACATTGCCGGTACCACGCCGGGTATCGACCCGCAGTTTGCGCAAATCTTTAGTCGCTCGACGTTGAACGGTAAGTTTTTGGAGGTGAACAACAACCTGGTGCGTGACCTCAAGGCGCTGAACTTGTGGGATGACATCAAGGAAGAAGTCTTTGCCAACCAAGGTGATATTCAACACATCGACGCTATCCCACAGAAGCTAAAAGATGTCTACAAAACTAGCTTCCAGCTCAGTCCTTATGCTTTTATCGAGGTAGCAGCACGAGCTCAAAAATGGGTCGACCAGGCGATTAGCCGCAACATGTATCTGGAAACGCGCGATATCGATGAATATGTAGAGATTTATTCTGAAGCCTGGCGGCGTGGTCTGAAAACGACCTACTATCTACACGTTAAACCACGTCATCAATCAGAACAGACCACGGTTTCAGTGGAAAAAATTGCTGAGCAAAAGATTAGAACAGGTGCAGGCAAGGCGCGTGGCTTTGGCTTTGCAAAAATTAATAAATAA
- a CDS encoding ribonucleotide-diphosphate reductase subunit beta: MSDYTHPKGGILGSGLRDGLSLHPIRYPWAYDLYNQAVANTWFPNEVQLAQDLIDFEKLSDEEKHALKTVISYLNPNELLINKSLAFGIYPYVNAAEAQLYLSKQMWEEANHFMTFEYIIETFPFDREEIYAAGFGKKSLADKANFQNKHLDVMLDPNLDIYTLEGKKNFVRSLVAYNIVLEGIWFYSGFMVGMSFRQRNLLRNVGTLLDWITKDENLHLTFGINLLLTILDENPELQTQEFAEEIRNLILQAVELEKEYNKDMLPKGILGLNADYVNQYVMHMTDRRLVELGFEPEYNVANPAKWMATANDTLELVNFFESTNTSYEVNTTK, from the coding sequence ATGTCAGACTATACACATCCAAAAGGTGGAATTTTAGGCTCGGGGCTGCGCGATGGGCTCAGCTTGCACCCAATTCGTTACCCATGGGCATACGATTTATATAACCAAGCAGTGGCCAACACTTGGTTTCCTAACGAAGTTCAGTTAGCACAGGACTTGATAGATTTTGAAAAACTCAGTGACGAAGAAAAGCACGCGCTCAAAACTGTCATCAGCTATCTCAACCCGAACGAGCTATTGATCAACAAGTCGTTAGCCTTTGGCATTTACCCATATGTTAATGCTGCTGAAGCGCAGCTATATCTGTCGAAACAGATGTGGGAAGAAGCCAACCACTTCATGACCTTTGAATACATCATCGAGACCTTTCCGTTTGACCGCGAGGAGATTTACGCGGCGGGCTTTGGCAAAAAATCGCTGGCTGACAAGGCGAACTTCCAGAACAAGCACCTGGATGTCATGCTTGATCCAAATCTCGACATCTATACCTTGGAGGGTAAGAAAAACTTTGTTCGCTCACTGGTGGCGTATAACATCGTACTGGAAGGTATTTGGTTCTACTCGGGCTTTATGGTTGGTATGAGCTTCCGTCAGCGCAACTTGCTGCGTAATGTCGGCACACTGCTAGACTGGATCACTAAGGATGAGAACTTACACCTGACCTTTGGGATCAATTTACTACTGACTATTTTGGACGAAAACCCAGAACTGCAAACCCAGGAGTTTGCTGAGGAAATTCGCAACCTCATCTTGCAGGCGGTTGAGTTGGAGAAAGAATACAACAAGGACATGTTGCCAAAGGGAATCCTTGGCTTGAACGCTGATTATGTTAATCAATACGTTATGCATATGACTGACCGCCGCTTGGTTGAACTTGGATTTGAGCCGGAGTACAACGTAGCCAACCCAGCCAAATGGATGGCTACGGCAAATGACACTTTGGAGTTGGTTAATTTCTTTGAAAGCACAAATACAAGCTATGAAGTGAATACCACGAAATAG